In the Bombus pyrosoma isolate SC7728 linkage group LG15, ASM1482585v1, whole genome shotgun sequence genome, one interval contains:
- the LOC122575611 gene encoding uncharacterized protein LOC122575611, with the protein MIQPSLSLFQQYRVEFKWILNEQHVCMNRDSCLAPSACLIKEYQMHELSSIVLFLIVLQLLSNWFKVHAHTFTAWNHRPPKVDFRITSPVLSRDIYTDKEC; encoded by the exons ATGATTCAGCCCAGTCTATCACTGTTTCAGCAATACAGGGTAGAATTTAAATG gATATTGAACGAGCAACATGTATGTATGAATCGAGATTCATGTCTTGCGCCGAGCGCATGTCTTATCAAGGAATATCAGATGCACGAGTTGTCTAGCATTGTGCTCTTCTTAATTGTGTTGCAGTTGTTAAGTAACTGGTTCAAAGTTCACGCGCACACGTTTACTGCATGGAACCACCGTCCACCCAAGGTTGATTTCAGAAT aacaaGTCCGGTACTCAGCAGAGATATCTATACGGACAAGGAATGTTAG
- the LOC122575604 gene encoding nuclear hormone receptor HR96 isoform X2 — protein MRKEYIMSEEDKVLKRQKIEQNRAKKRPTLESAKPSKIKKGYLDECNFDDTSMSINSVASTASDTYFWESDRKYTDLDANRQNVTESLSPVTAASVPSPSSPPENGAISGSKTLDMMKDSSHNSNSNFENYDHSSSPRGEENDVDAEKLRMDFNSPSQNQQRLDKVKSPSHNLEKSKKSVISSRKSDQNISDLNSEFASTNNESMKYSTEFENASCYNKFDCSPVQSSQYIEHTSHYRKMSIDMNSGMHTSVQNSEEAVLSQKQSKEMCSEEDNFINNKFSQDSTLITKLVNNSNFITKIFQNEELLIKIMSDPVVISKLEADPQISHFFKKTGVVTDKEAPSEKETSTQYKDDVKPSNNNSSHTFKPILKAKHKQVENPILTDLITNSSQEECIKQQDNSSDWNRNLSDVTRDVLQDVQRVPIAVNSIESILCEAIKLEFSTYSALGGMETRRVLNDAERAKLNELIVANKALLAPLDEDITNLIGEDCKFKNNFGRSDPALLDVINLTAIAIRRLIKMAKKINAFKNMCQEDQIALLKGGSTEMMILRSALNYDVEKDMWWIPHSQESMSNIKVDVLKEAKGNLYTEHSRFIRSFDPRWRDENIILILSAIALFTPDRPKVVHNDVIKLEQNSYYYLLRRYLESVYPGCEAKSMFLKLIQKISDLHRLNNEVVGVYLNLNPSSVEPLLIEIFDLKH, from the exons ATGAGGAAGGAATACATCATGTCTGAGGAGGACAAAGTACTGAAGAGACAAAAAATAGAACAGAATCGTGCAAAGAAAAGACCAACCTTGGAAAGTGCAAAAccatcaaaaataaaaaaaggttaCTTGGATGAGTGTAACTTTGATGACACTTCTATGTCAATTAATTCAGTTGCATCAACTGCATCAGACACATACTTTTGGGAGTCtgatagaaaatatacagatTTAGATGCAAATAGACAGAATGTAACTGAAAGCTTAAGTCCTGTAACAGCTGCAAGTGTACCAAGTCCTTCTAGCCCACCGGAAAATGGAGCCATAAGTGGGTCAAAGACACTAGATATGATGAAAGACTCTTCCCATAACTCAAACtcaaactttgaaaattatgaCCATTCTTCTTCACCTCGTGGCGAAGAGAATGATGTCGATGCTGAAAAGTTGAGAATGGATTTCAATTCTCCTTCTCAAAATCAACAAAGGTTAGACAAAGTTAAATCTCCATCtcataatttagaaaagagTAAGAAGTCAGTAATAAGTTCAAGAAAATCTGACCAAAATATATCAGACCTGAATTCCGAGTTTGCTTCTACTAATAATGAatctatgaaatattctactgaatttgaaaatgcatCTTGCTACAACAAGTTTGATTGTAGCCCTGTACAGAGTTCCCAATATATTGAGCACACATCACATTATAGGAAAATGAGCATAGATATGAATTCAGGAATGCACACGAGCGTGCAAAATTCAGAAGAAGCAGTGCTTAGTCAAAAACAGAGTAAGGAAATGTGTTCAGAAGaagacaattttattaataataaattctcacAAGACTCCACTCTGATCACAAAACttgttaataattcaaattttatcacgaaaatatttcaaaacgaAGAATTACTTATAAAGATTATGTCAGACCCTGTTGTTATTAGCAAATTAGAAGCAGATCCCCAGATCTCGCACTTTTTCAAAAAAACCGGTGTCGTCACAGACAAAGAAGCACCATCTGAGAAAGAAACAAGTACTCAGTATAAAGATGATGTAAAACCAAGTAACAATAATTCCAGTCACACGTTTAAACCAATATTAAAAGCTAAACACAAACAAGTAGAAAATCCAATTTTGACCGatttaattacgaattcgAGTCAAGAGGAATGTATAAAGCAACAGGATAATAGTAGTGATTGGAACAGAAATCTATCGGACGTCACAAGAGACGTACTTCAAGATGTGCAAAG aGTACCAATTGCTGTGAATTCCATTGAATCTATACTTTGTGAAGCGATTAAATTAGAGTTTTCAACATATTCTGCTCTCGGCGGTATGGAGACCAGAAGGGTATTGAACGATGCTGAAAGAGCAAagttaaatgaattaatagtAGCCAACAAGGCGTTATTAGCTCCTTTAGACGAGGATATAACGAATTTAATCGGAGAAGACTGTAAATTTAAG AACAATTTCGGCCGATCTGACCCAGCACTATTAGACGTTATAAATCTTACTGCCATTGCTATTAGACGCTTGATAAAGATGGCGAAAAAGATAAACGCCTTCAAAAATATGTGTCAGGAGGACCAAATAGCTCTTTTGAAGGGTGGTTCGACGGAAATGATGATTTTAAGATCAGCACTCAATTACGATGTTGAGAAAGATATGTGGTGGATACCGCATAGTCAAGAAAGTATGTCCAATATAAAGGTGGACGTGTTAAAAGAAGCAAAAGGGAATCTCTATACAGAGCATTCAAGATTTATTAGAAGTTTCGATCCTAGGTGGAGAGATGAGaatattatcttaattttaagCGCAATTGCTTTATTCACACCAGACAGACCGAAGGTAGTGCATAATGATGTAATTAAATTGGAACAA aATTCTTATTACTATTTGCTGAGACGTTATCTAGAAAGTGTATATCCCGGATGCGAAGCCAAGTCtatgtttctaaaattaattcagaaaatttcGGATCTTCATAGATTAAACAACGAAGTTGTTGGAGtatatcttaatttaaatCCGTCGAGCGTAGAACCACTTCTGATAGAGATATTCGACCTGAAACATTGA
- the LOC122575604 gene encoding nuclear hormone receptor HR96 isoform X1 has translation MEDEQPARETNKICGVCGDRALGYNFNAVSCESCKAFFRRNALKNKDFRCPFTENCNITPVTRRFCQKCRLDKCFSIGMRKEYIMSEEDKVLKRQKIEQNRAKKRPTLESAKPSKIKKGYLDECNFDDTSMSINSVASTASDTYFWESDRKYTDLDANRQNVTESLSPVTAASVPSPSSPPENGAISGSKTLDMMKDSSHNSNSNFENYDHSSSPRGEENDVDAEKLRMDFNSPSQNQQRLDKVKSPSHNLEKSKKSVISSRKSDQNISDLNSEFASTNNESMKYSTEFENASCYNKFDCSPVQSSQYIEHTSHYRKMSIDMNSGMHTSVQNSEEAVLSQKQSKEMCSEEDNFINNKFSQDSTLITKLVNNSNFITKIFQNEELLIKIMSDPVVISKLEADPQISHFFKKTGVVTDKEAPSEKETSTQYKDDVKPSNNNSSHTFKPILKAKHKQVENPILTDLITNSSQEECIKQQDNSSDWNRNLSDVTRDVLQDVQRVPIAVNSIESILCEAIKLEFSTYSALGGMETRRVLNDAERAKLNELIVANKALLAPLDEDITNLIGEDCKFKNNFGRSDPALLDVINLTAIAIRRLIKMAKKINAFKNMCQEDQIALLKGGSTEMMILRSALNYDVEKDMWWIPHSQESMSNIKVDVLKEAKGNLYTEHSRFIRSFDPRWRDENIILILSAIALFTPDRPKVVHNDVIKLEQNSYYYLLRRYLESVYPGCEAKSMFLKLIQKISDLHRLNNEVVGVYLNLNPSSVEPLLIEIFDLKH, from the exons ATGGAAGATGAACAACCAGCGAGAGAGACGAATAAGATTTGCGGTGTGTGTGGCGATCGTGCGCTCGGTTACAATTTCAACGCGGTTTCGTGTGAAAGTTGCAAAGCTTTCTTCCGACGAAATGCTTTGAAAAATAAG GATTTCAGGTGTCCATTTactgaaaattgtaatataacaCCAGTCACTAGACGCTTCTGTCAAAAATGTCGCCTAGACAAGTGCTTCAGCATAGGCATGAGGAAGGAATACATCATGTCTGAGGAGGACAAAGTACTGAAGAGACAAAAAATAGAACAGAATCGTGCAAAGAAAAGACCAACCTTGGAAAGTGCAAAAccatcaaaaataaaaaaaggttaCTTGGATGAGTGTAACTTTGATGACACTTCTATGTCAATTAATTCAGTTGCATCAACTGCATCAGACACATACTTTTGGGAGTCtgatagaaaatatacagatTTAGATGCAAATAGACAGAATGTAACTGAAAGCTTAAGTCCTGTAACAGCTGCAAGTGTACCAAGTCCTTCTAGCCCACCGGAAAATGGAGCCATAAGTGGGTCAAAGACACTAGATATGATGAAAGACTCTTCCCATAACTCAAACtcaaactttgaaaattatgaCCATTCTTCTTCACCTCGTGGCGAAGAGAATGATGTCGATGCTGAAAAGTTGAGAATGGATTTCAATTCTCCTTCTCAAAATCAACAAAGGTTAGACAAAGTTAAATCTCCATCtcataatttagaaaagagTAAGAAGTCAGTAATAAGTTCAAGAAAATCTGACCAAAATATATCAGACCTGAATTCCGAGTTTGCTTCTACTAATAATGAatctatgaaatattctactgaatttgaaaatgcatCTTGCTACAACAAGTTTGATTGTAGCCCTGTACAGAGTTCCCAATATATTGAGCACACATCACATTATAGGAAAATGAGCATAGATATGAATTCAGGAATGCACACGAGCGTGCAAAATTCAGAAGAAGCAGTGCTTAGTCAAAAACAGAGTAAGGAAATGTGTTCAGAAGaagacaattttattaataataaattctcacAAGACTCCACTCTGATCACAAAACttgttaataattcaaattttatcacgaaaatatttcaaaacgaAGAATTACTTATAAAGATTATGTCAGACCCTGTTGTTATTAGCAAATTAGAAGCAGATCCCCAGATCTCGCACTTTTTCAAAAAAACCGGTGTCGTCACAGACAAAGAAGCACCATCTGAGAAAGAAACAAGTACTCAGTATAAAGATGATGTAAAACCAAGTAACAATAATTCCAGTCACACGTTTAAACCAATATTAAAAGCTAAACACAAACAAGTAGAAAATCCAATTTTGACCGatttaattacgaattcgAGTCAAGAGGAATGTATAAAGCAACAGGATAATAGTAGTGATTGGAACAGAAATCTATCGGACGTCACAAGAGACGTACTTCAAGATGTGCAAAG aGTACCAATTGCTGTGAATTCCATTGAATCTATACTTTGTGAAGCGATTAAATTAGAGTTTTCAACATATTCTGCTCTCGGCGGTATGGAGACCAGAAGGGTATTGAACGATGCTGAAAGAGCAAagttaaatgaattaatagtAGCCAACAAGGCGTTATTAGCTCCTTTAGACGAGGATATAACGAATTTAATCGGAGAAGACTGTAAATTTAAG AACAATTTCGGCCGATCTGACCCAGCACTATTAGACGTTATAAATCTTACTGCCATTGCTATTAGACGCTTGATAAAGATGGCGAAAAAGATAAACGCCTTCAAAAATATGTGTCAGGAGGACCAAATAGCTCTTTTGAAGGGTGGTTCGACGGAAATGATGATTTTAAGATCAGCACTCAATTACGATGTTGAGAAAGATATGTGGTGGATACCGCATAGTCAAGAAAGTATGTCCAATATAAAGGTGGACGTGTTAAAAGAAGCAAAAGGGAATCTCTATACAGAGCATTCAAGATTTATTAGAAGTTTCGATCCTAGGTGGAGAGATGAGaatattatcttaattttaagCGCAATTGCTTTATTCACACCAGACAGACCGAAGGTAGTGCATAATGATGTAATTAAATTGGAACAA aATTCTTATTACTATTTGCTGAGACGTTATCTAGAAAGTGTATATCCCGGATGCGAAGCCAAGTCtatgtttctaaaattaattcagaaaatttcGGATCTTCATAGATTAAACAACGAAGTTGTTGGAGtatatcttaatttaaatCCGTCGAGCGTAGAACCACTTCTGATAGAGATATTCGACCTGAAACATTGA
- the LOC122575609 gene encoding N-acetyl-D-glucosamine kinase isoform X2: protein MSKIELPEQPEEIRIGGIDGGGTKSTLVIIDGKGTLLTEVKGPSTNHWLLGMAEATARINAMVERGKQNIGISELIPLDCLGLTLSGCGEENTDRQLTAMMKEKYPNVAKAYYVNSDAIGSLRTGLPNGGIVVIAGTGSNALLMNLDGTIIRCGGWGHFMGDEGSAFWIAHRACKYVFDDIDGLAPAPKPISYVWPAMRHYFNVTDRKEILPYFYKDFDKSIFAMFAKEIVTGCEKKDPLCLYIISENGRYLAKHIIALSKKAHNDLKLAKGGLKVVCVGSVWKSWDVMKDVFIDEIHESRALDELTMIRLTATAALGACYLAAEEIDWFFTKPYEDNIEVFHQYKRKNYVKPRATNDSSESKGD, encoded by the exons ATGTCTAAGATAGAGCTACCAGAACAACCGGAAGAAATTAGAATTGGCGGCATCGATGG cGGCGGGACCAAGTCGACGCTGGTCATCATCGATGGCAAAGGGACATTATTGACGGAAGTCAAGGGGCCGAGCACCAATCATTGG CTACTCGGAATGGCGGAAGCAACTGCAAGAATCAACGCCATGGTCGAAAGAGGGAAACAGAATATAGGAATATCTGAATTGATTCCTTTAGATTGtttg GGTCTTACCCTAAGCGGATGTGGAGAGGAAAACACCGATCGTCAACTTACGGCAATGATGAAAGAGAAGTATCCAAATGTCGCTAAAGCTTATTATGTCAATTCAGATGCCATCGGTAGTCTCAGGACTGGTTTGCCAAATGGTGGGATAGTTGTAATCGCTGGCACCGGTAGCAACGCATTGCTGATGAATTTAGATGGAACAATCATAAGGTGCGGCGGATGGGGACATTTCATGGGGGACGAAGGCAGTG CTTTCTGGATCGCCCATAGAGCTTGTAAATACGTATTCGACGATATCGATGGCTTAGCTCCAGCTCCTAAACCCATAAGCTACGTATGGCCCGCTATGAGGCATTATTTCAACGTAACTGATAGGAAGGAGATATTgccgtatttttataaagatttcGATAAAAGCATTTTTGCTATGTTTGCCAAGGAGATTGTGACAGGTTGTGAGAAGAAAGATCCACtctgtttatatattatttcggAAAATGGCAGATACCTCGCGAAGCATATTATAGCTCTTTCGAAAAAAGCCCATAAT GATCTCAAGTTAGCTAAGGGTGGATTAAAGGTTGTCTGTGTGGGATCGGTTTGGAAATCATGGGATGTTATGAAGGACGTTTTCATCGATGAAATCCATGAATCTCGCGCACTGGACGAATTAACTATGATCCGCTTAACAGCAACAGCTGCATTGGGTGCGTGTTACCTTGCTGCGGAGGAAATCGATTGGTTTTTTACGAAACCCTACGAAGATAACATCGAAGTATTTCATCAATATAAGCGGAAGAATTATGTAAAACCGAGAGCAACGAATGATTCGAGTGAGTCAAAAGGAGACTAA
- the LOC122575609 gene encoding N-acetyl-D-glucosamine kinase isoform X1: MVGKGRERKKEKQKRIDEFELRRELRRQRRPTELSDKETMSKIELPEQPEEIRIGGIDGGGTKSTLVIIDGKGTLLTEVKGPSTNHWLLGMAEATARINAMVERGKQNIGISELIPLDCLGLTLSGCGEENTDRQLTAMMKEKYPNVAKAYYVNSDAIGSLRTGLPNGGIVVIAGTGSNALLMNLDGTIIRCGGWGHFMGDEGSAFWIAHRACKYVFDDIDGLAPAPKPISYVWPAMRHYFNVTDRKEILPYFYKDFDKSIFAMFAKEIVTGCEKKDPLCLYIISENGRYLAKHIIALSKKAHNDLKLAKGGLKVVCVGSVWKSWDVMKDVFIDEIHESRALDELTMIRLTATAALGACYLAAEEIDWFFTKPYEDNIEVFHQYKRKNYVKPRATNDSSESKGD, from the exons atggtaGGAAAGGGAagggaacgaaagaaagaaaaacagaaacgtATCGATGAGTTTGAGCTTCGTAGGGAGTTGAGAAGACAAAGACGACCAACAGAATTATCCGACAAAGAGACTATGTCTAAGATAGAGCTACCAGAACAACCGGAAGAAATTAGAATTGGCGGCATCGATGG cGGCGGGACCAAGTCGACGCTGGTCATCATCGATGGCAAAGGGACATTATTGACGGAAGTCAAGGGGCCGAGCACCAATCATTGG CTACTCGGAATGGCGGAAGCAACTGCAAGAATCAACGCCATGGTCGAAAGAGGGAAACAGAATATAGGAATATCTGAATTGATTCCTTTAGATTGtttg GGTCTTACCCTAAGCGGATGTGGAGAGGAAAACACCGATCGTCAACTTACGGCAATGATGAAAGAGAAGTATCCAAATGTCGCTAAAGCTTATTATGTCAATTCAGATGCCATCGGTAGTCTCAGGACTGGTTTGCCAAATGGTGGGATAGTTGTAATCGCTGGCACCGGTAGCAACGCATTGCTGATGAATTTAGATGGAACAATCATAAGGTGCGGCGGATGGGGACATTTCATGGGGGACGAAGGCAGTG CTTTCTGGATCGCCCATAGAGCTTGTAAATACGTATTCGACGATATCGATGGCTTAGCTCCAGCTCCTAAACCCATAAGCTACGTATGGCCCGCTATGAGGCATTATTTCAACGTAACTGATAGGAAGGAGATATTgccgtatttttataaagatttcGATAAAAGCATTTTTGCTATGTTTGCCAAGGAGATTGTGACAGGTTGTGAGAAGAAAGATCCACtctgtttatatattatttcggAAAATGGCAGATACCTCGCGAAGCATATTATAGCTCTTTCGAAAAAAGCCCATAAT GATCTCAAGTTAGCTAAGGGTGGATTAAAGGTTGTCTGTGTGGGATCGGTTTGGAAATCATGGGATGTTATGAAGGACGTTTTCATCGATGAAATCCATGAATCTCGCGCACTGGACGAATTAACTATGATCCGCTTAACAGCAACAGCTGCATTGGGTGCGTGTTACCTTGCTGCGGAGGAAATCGATTGGTTTTTTACGAAACCCTACGAAGATAACATCGAAGTATTTCATCAATATAAGCGGAAGAATTATGTAAAACCGAGAGCAACGAATGATTCGAGTGAGTCAAAAGGAGACTAA